The nucleotide window ttctgagccatctttgccatgaaagtgttggCTGAATGAGTAATGAAGATTGTTGATCCACAACTGCTCTTAAAAGAAGTTATTCAAGGCAAGGAAAATCATATCAACACAAGAAACAGAATGCATGGCtgcttgatttcaatggtcaaaattGGTGTGTTGTGCTATGTGGAATCTCCAAGAAAACGAATGCATATGGGAGATGTTGTTGCTAAAATGCATGCAATCAAGGACTTGTATCTTGGGGTCGGGATTCACCGAGACAGACAGGTTAGGCTGCAAATATTAGACGAAGGTTTCTCTAACCTCAGTCATTAATAAGTTATTATTGGTAGTTATGTTGAGAAAGATTTCCAAATAAAAGGAGTCTGTTGAATGCTTCTATAAACAAGCTCTATATATATTTAATCTTGGTTTAAGTGTCTACTTGTATTGATATTGAATATATAAGATTTAATAAGAAAAAGACAACATCATATTATAATAAGAATAGCATTGACTCACTAATATGTTTAATCACTAATATATTTTATGCAAAACATTTCAAAATGACTTTACAATTTTAAGGAATCAATTTAGCATTTGGACTACCAACTCGATATTAGTTACAATCTTGAGGAATTAATTCAGCATTTGGACTACcaacttgatattagtttgatgaGATATTCATCCAGTGAGTTTGACCATGAtttggaaaaaggaaaaagaaagaatcaATTTCTATGATCCAATGGTTTGATCCAACTGATGTAATTCTTTTGCCTGACGAATGTGAATCATTGCTTCATTTTCAAATGTATATTGATGTACAACTAACAAGATGGTTAGAATTATCAAACCATAATAGTctccaacataatggatggtatagataaaactGTGAATACCAATAGGGATGGGCTAGGCAGGAACAGGAATGTGTTAATATAAAATGTGCTAAGCTTGGACAGTATGGGTAAAACTGAATGTGGATGGATCCTTCAGTGGAAATCTTGGTGAGGGTGGAGGGGGTGGAATCTATAGAGATCACGCAGGCAAAGTTatctttgcctcttttttttttttttttgaagggggtGGAATCTATAGAGATCACGCAGGCCATCCAtctttgcctctctctctctctctctctctctctctctctctctctctctcttttctttttctttttcttttctttcttttttttttagatcacgCAAGCAAAGTTATCTttgcccttttctttttttttttgaaaatgaatatgtatatttcctgtaatgtgcaACTTTACAGAGGAGGTGTCCCACCATTACAAAAAGTCCATTACAAAAAGGAGAGGAGGACACCAATGAGAAGATCACAACTAGAGAACTGATGGGGCCAGACTAGGAGTCCCTGACAGAGCCAAGCCCCGTGCGGTCGAGGAGGTACTCTCCACGAGTTAAAAAGTTATCTTTGCCTCTCATAACTTCTATGACAGGGTCACTAATACTATGGCTGAAACACATGCGGGGTTTGATGGCAATAATCTGTACATCGTTTACTCTTTTCAACAAAGATACAGGGGTGTAGccctttttattaaaaaaataaagtatTGCATCGACTTGGGGCTCGGTAATGGTATTCCATAATAACTCCAAAATTGTTTTTTATGCCATCTTTAATCCCCTTGCACCAGCTTAGTGGAAAATTTTGTACCGGGTGCAGGCTATTGCCCGCTTGAGAATTGTTATAAATTTTAGGATTGCCCACACCTTTAGAGAAGGAAATTCATTGGCGGATGGTCTAGGAGAACTTGTCAGTAGCGGAAGGCGTAACCGTTTGTTCCATAGTTGGGGTGAGCTCCAGTATGAGATCCAGGGCTTGGTGGCGATGGAGAATGTAGATATGGGTAATGCTTAGAATGGTTGGCTTGTCAAGGAAGGTGGTAATTAAAGGGCATTGGGTAATGCATTGGTAGTTTGGGTGGAGCCAGATGCTTTGTATTATTTGTATcatgttttcatttttaaaatttttttttttattttttattttttttttaagaaaaactcTATTTCTTTGTATATATGAACAGGGGGTGTACAGGCCAAagatttcaggtgggctccacaaaaggaaaacgggcctcacctatcatttaATAGAATAAGAAAACACAAGATGGGAATAGAAATGCCTACCCCATCCTGAAGAGCTTGAACCGGCCTCTCTTACTAACAAAGGCCCTGCTCCACTCAATGGGATTGCAAGCTGCAaccacacaaacatcacatgCCACTCCCCATCCTGAAATCCAACGGCCCCAGGATACAAAACCAAAAAACCCCAATGCCAAAATTTCCAATCCAATAACCTCAATGTCGTGACCATCagtattgcatttgaagttggatGGACCATTAAAAGAAAATGTCGATAGTTCACATTCAACTAACAAATCAATGTCTTTGAATCATCCTTTAGCATGGCCAATCTACAAATCCATGAATGGCAGGTGACAATCATCTGACCATCACTTCTAGTGGCCCTATGGATCAACAAAAATTATCTAGCCTCACTCGCaactctgttttttcttttcttttctaaggTTTCCTGAAAAACGTCCATACATGTTGCAATAGGATGCAACCCTACTTTAGCAGTTGGAACAGGTTTTAAATAGCTGAGTATTTGCTGCTGTATCAGGCTCTTTCCTATCAAATCAGGCCATATGTTCATGAGCAATACCAATATGTGggttagattttttaaaattcattcaGGAACCACTTTAATATTAGAGGAATGTCTGAGGGCTTTAATTCCTCGCTCTTTACCACCACGGCGTACACCTCGCCGGTTTCTATGGATTCCGCTACAAAATCTCGAATGCTGATTAAGAGTGAGCTCTCCTctactttagaagcttcaggatAGTTCTCTGATGCCATAGGGGTAAGAATCGTCTTTTGACAATCCATGATAAAGACATACATTGACTCGTCTTCAGTGGGTTGTATCACGGTCGGATTgctatgattttatttatttatttatttatttttattaagaaAAGATGAAATTTTCCCACCTAAATTTTATAGCCAGAATAAATATTTACAGCCTTGAATTTCGGGTGGGCTCTACAAAATAAAgcaggcctcacctatcatacaACAAAACACAAACCAAAGGGGAGGGCCAAACTGAGATGAGCTCCAGctgaataattaggagaataatgtggttaagccacatacaacacttactataaaagtaaaattactatttatagtaagttacgtagagtgggtcgcggacggtttcatggtcaagatggattagaaaagtcCCGGTCAACAGAAGTGATcaagaccatcgaaccttaaaataggcatatctcgcaaatcggaatgagttactcgacataccatatttgattttggggtaggatgagctatttTAGctaagaataattaggagaataacgtgattaagccacataggatacttactataaaagtaaatttactatttataataagttacgaatttctaagagttttagttatagtttgtttctgatttctctcctatTGCTTTGTATCCCTAtttaagggttgtgaactcatttatttcatgaatcaatcaaattttaaatttattagaatttatttgtattttcttgctttctttcctcggtgatttgagaagcctctgtgaggagtccagagaaattccatggatttggagtagttatccttgaggaagacggtgatcgacctcatcaagttcatccctgcattaataaacCGAGCATGCCACCCTTCACATTCCTAACCCTACACCCAACCTTGCAAACAGCCCTATAAGGTTGGTgtttataaaagaaagaaatagggAAGTTTATAAAAGACTACCTGCCTATTATTCAATTTACATTCCGGtagcttttaaaaatttatttcaatACAGTATTATTGTGAATTTAGGTAATCATCGTTAGAGTATCTGCCGTTAGATTTCATATTTCTTAACCCAAATTGGTGTGAGCAGTGTGAGCAAGGCATTTGCAGTTCAGGGCAGTCTtatccccactgtgatgtttatgtgaatccACCCTTACCACTATGGACCACACTAGTGTTAAGCCCAAGGCTCAAAAATCAGTCCAATCTattattcaaatggaccacacgattggaaatagCGTATAGGGCAGTCCTCACCTTTTAAACTGTTTTTTCTTGGTGTGGCACCACTTGAATGAGGGATGGGCCTTATGTTTGGGCCCTGTGAGTAAATTTTACTGTttcatctaatagttggagtgaattttatattattatcactgtgagccttgtaaaaatcaagagtgAACATTTCTcttaactattttctttggtgtggcccacctgaatcacaggccagcctgatttttggccctGATCATAAATTGGGATTACCCTTATAATGGAAGGGATTTCATGTATACATCATGGCAGTTACAATAGGTTCAAGCTGTGTAGGAGCACATAGTGATTTTTgagtgacatccaatccgtccattagatgcgctCCTCCATACCGGCCTCTTTCCCCCAATTCCGGCCTTAATTTTGTGGGCTTGGGCTGGGAATGATTGTCAATTGGGAAGGCCTGGGATTGAATTTtgtatctggttttttttttttttttttttttcaaatttcttttaaaaggaGAATTTTGTCCATTTTAAAATTGGTTAAAGGCCAGCACACTGGCAATCCCTCACTGACTAAAAATATGTATAGATACAGCGTCTGAAGTGGAGCATAGCCATAAGCAAACAACCTCATGCACCACAAACAACCATAATATGTCACCACAAGCAACCATAATATGCCGAGGGATAACAAGATTCTTGGACCATGGGTGTTTCTTTCACCACAAACAACCATAAAACGTTACTTTTACAAGCCATATATAGGTCAGTTGGTTCTCATCCTTGGACCATGGGTGTTTCTTTCCAAATCCTGGGCAATCAGAGCTGGGGCCCACTAAATGTATGATTCAAAATATAATAGGAAGGCTTTTACAACaagtgctttaaaaaaaaaaaataaataaataaaagaaagaaaaaaaaaactactaataCCTCCGCGCCAATTTTACTTTTGACTTGGAGGCTtgctgcttttttctttttctttctggtcttttttttttccccttaattttATATTTGGATTCAATGGACCATAGACTGCCCTTAATTTCCCATCTCTTTCTAACAAAAgcctttcttttgtttctttttctctctttgaaTAAAGAAGTCAGATTTTATTAATCACTAAAAGAAACCTGATGCCAAAAGCAGGGCCCCTTGTGAGACGGCAACAAGCAAAATCGAGTGAGAGAAGAGAGCGTGGAATGACCAAAGAAGACCCGATATtcgtgtggtcccttcatccagctctTCGTGACCTTATAATCAGGGATCCACCCAATCGTAGTGCCCAGTGTGGGAGGAAAAAAAACCACACAAACACCCCCAAGCAAGCTTTTCTACGTATGTCTCATTGTTGAGTTGTGGCAAATTCAATTGCCATCTTTAAAAAAGGATGACATGCTTGCTATGGAAGAGGCAAACGTGAAGTGTTGCCCCTCAAAATGTTGGCCTTGCACAAGAAACAAACTATGCCCAAAAGTGATTCTAGTGCAGTACATGATGCAAACAACACGTTCCAACAAAGAACCTTGTACCAAGGTACTGCTTCAAAACCTCATCCCTGCTTTTGTTCCAGAACTTATCTTGCACCCATCTTCAACTGCTGTGATTAATGACTCTACCAAATCAATCTATTTTCTACTCATATGCAACTTTCGTTCTAAACTAAATATTAATAGTTATACATACACAATCCATAAAAACCTTATCACTATATTAAATATGGATGCATGCTTTACATTTAACTCTATAGTACACAACTATAGAGGGCTGTCGAAAATTGTCTTCATAGCTTCTTTACACCACCACTTTTAATTCCTCTGTATAGGAATTTTCTGAAACTTTTGGTGGTAGAAGTGCTGCAATACATGGTATGCACGTGCATCTCCAATCCTTTGCAAGTAGTTTTGTTTGATTCTAcagtgtttttaaaaaaataaataaataaataatgtgcCTTACAGTTTGCAACTCAATTTTTACAACAAAAAACCTGCCAGAACTCTTGATGTTGGGGGAAATCTGGGCGATCTGATTCCCAGGCCGATAAGATGCTGCTGCCAAATTATAAGATAAGAATGACACCTCAGTTGTGATTGGGGAAGGAAAGGGTGGGAAATGCTAACATGCTTGATGGGTTCTTCCCAAGTACCAAATGTACTGGCTGCACTTTGGAAGCCCTGCCAACCACAACTTGGTGGTGTGCCCAAATAATCCTTATCATCAATGTTTTTCAGCATTCCTTAATAAGTAGATGAGATGCTGTGACATTACCAATCATAATCATTTTTCTCGCCGTCGGAGTTTAGGAAGTCATCAGAAGCAGTTTTACGTGGTGTTGATGACACTATCTTGAATATGGGAGAACCGCCTGGTTTCAACCCTGTTATCCAGAAACATTTGCAAGTTAGAGGATGGAAAAGATCTACTACTTTGTGGATAAGTCCAGTTTTACAAGATTGATAACACTAATTAACAATAGGTGATTTTGATACACACAATTCCAAATGCAGCCATACATGTCAAAATGGCACGTGTTTGGGACATCCAAGCCGTGCATCAGGTGGCCCCCACCTCGTAGATGACCCAACCAAAAAAGCAGGCCggtccacccatcatgtgggctaCACTTGTATGCTTAATGTACACCAGATAGAAACTTGCTACCGAACATCTATTCGTGTGTGTCCTACACCATATCTGATGAGTAGACTGGCCCAATGTCGCGAGTAGGTCATCTACATGGAGGGGTCCACCTCAGGAACATGTATGCCGTAGATACAAAAATTACAAAGGAGATTCAAACGTTTCACTGTCAAAAATGAAATTCGAATAAAAAAGAATATCTGAGTTCTGAAGCTATCACTCACTGGACATTGACATCCGATTCATAGAAAACTaataaagaaaccaaaaaaataaaataaaatgatgatgcGAAATAGCAATTTGGCAGCATTTTCAAAACCTAAGGTCTGGAAAGAACTGAATCTAACCCCACGAAGTCTGAATGTTACAGTGGGAACCATCGGAGCGCATACCTAAAGAAGGATCGAAATCTTCAGAGGTGTGGAGGAGGAGCAAGCTATTCCGCTCCTTCTCGCGCTTCCGCATCTCGAGAAACAACGCAAGATCCTCTTCCTTGTCCTTCATCACAGCTCCAAGGCTCCTCCCTTGCCTCTGCTGCTGTACGGGCGCTTGCATTTGCGACTCTGCAGCCCTGAAACTCCGATTCATCGCTATACGGCAACGAAAACGACAGCGAAAAATAGCGATTTCCTGATCTAAACCCTAACTCTCAACTACTCCATTAGATCTGGAAATGGCTGccaaactctcattttctacaACGAGACTCCGTCATACTTGATTGCGACCATTCGATTGATCTGGACGCGGGGGAGGGGGGGGCGAAAATAGGAGAAGATGGAAGGGCATTTCAGAGCGAGCTGAGAAAGGGGGCAATCACGAGATCAGGAGCTCCTCTGCTTAAaaaatttaaagttacttaatcagtTCAGTTTTATaagtaaaaaaaatcaagataaacTTTTCTTAAATAACTTATAATATAAATGCCACTTAAATTCACATGGAATAACTCACCGGCGTTTTGAAACCTTCATCGTGATTAGACACATCATGTAAATGGATTGAATTCCATGTAAACTCCACCATAGGCCCTACTTGTCTTTAGTCTTCAAATAcctaaattccaaatcaaggggaTTTAAAGTCAATGATAATTTTAAATTCTTTAGCTATATTTAGCAACTTGTATATGGAATTAC belongs to Magnolia sinica isolate HGM2019 chromosome 8, MsV1, whole genome shotgun sequence and includes:
- the LOC131253226 gene encoding uncharacterized protein LOC131253226, which gives rise to MNRSFRAAESQMQAPVQQQRQGRSLGAVMKDKEEDLALFLEMRKREKERNSLLLLHTSEDFDPSLGLKPGGSPIFKIVSSTPRKTASDDFLNSDGEKNDYDW